In Wolbachia endosymbiont of Spodoptera picta, a single window of DNA contains:
- a CDS encoding ankyrin repeat domain-containing protein yields the protein MTVESFLIVPRIGFTANDIEKGSEVIDRLKLNVPVWGLPEIEGRIICIVYNVRLHFVEITLNGDKEVVITHHLIDKEGYQKDILNSEILSKKIYYTKDTIHIVNQGGLHFQPILRGTVQQTSLYYYKTMASEKKLDSESVYFRQNFEAEMKDVTDNQMDCEDYKESSPGVEVLPDESIMEATVDYEDRLSDEELQHERSQDSPRVTRASSISSSSTWYSALIDCRLTVEDIGLTDDEIVKRATFFVKTFVKEFEKKLFQYSEEVKSGSKIKKTGKILGLVDSTIKSAIPPGMRVIPDKAIEMIGYLSAEEHKKGAKSVSSTVMPLEGSTREILVDASLEIFQKFEGQFTGIMDVSSLSWERGIEKLAIDAVSRVINYISANKEELSVDLITKGVVLGESKARTFAKQVLKKPAKLFKSEAFQSGYKVKDKQSGKIWITPELYTGVGIKKVNYDTTEYYQLRKHDNAEKYGYRLPFTWELEKWWEVDKKYRLVNLPKEEKYVHILNEKKKKELAGNILKEINGNDSTKRKDIEELYEKIKNFQTKKEESVRPFLFNLDHLPQFFVERGNMLKMLNEKLDIKKQEEMPRMILIHGGYGVGKSELAKSYAHSIKSKGNVIWINAKSCSTLSNSFYSLAKKLGISTGGYKGIQKINSDMEGKEQVDYNDVQKKRIESIVDNVYEKLQDVESYFIFDNASQYEEIKKFLPPYGFIFGGKQPYILITSRNKDWKEEIEKINLDKGFSSAEALMFIEKALGIEDNSHLQIYEMVKLVKGLSYFPLALKEATKYIREEGISISQYLERYSKVMQESNLDCLEEQDISPELFTTLKVNFDKIKEEKDIGQQSHDILASMAYLSPDQIDTTEIFLHKKSENDQQKVLDALNLLDKFSVIDLEESIARVHMGVQKTIRLEKEQAGTEEEILREIMTSFCLTNANHAISVWSHASKYDRLVNEFIDSLYDGSTILHLLAKDGNEKVIKRILKKVDSNKLSKIVNAVDKMKFTSLDCAAMHGHLKIVKCFIEKGSDLDGDNRDLTSLHWAAVCGQLEVVKHFIDNKYWEVDKLSGEGGTPLHYAVISGNIDIIKYLIEKWANVNLQDESSGPLHFAIEENRLDIVEYLVEEGADVNLHDKNDMSPLHYAVISGNIDIVKCLVEKSANVNSHDRNGITPLYFATQNSRLDIVIYLVEKGANVNLQDKDYMSPFCHAAESVRLNIAKYLIEKKMFIISVNPYHKNDMSSECYATVCNHLDNIKRLITQRTMVDPRNKGSMSLLHFAAVRGYLNVIDYLVGEEANVNAQDKDGMSPLHFAVIYGHSGIIDYLVGKGANVNLQNKKGVSPLHLAVIYAHLGSVKYLIGKGADINLQDEGGMSPLFYALTITIKRLDIARDLIEYSSLLTQRINVKSKLRDCLHKRQQRRSAHLNESKKRKLENISVTFEENASNIQLLQGSQNLPSDISMQFEGLADRTESIVNINSEIPAYSFNSVAVESVNNKNLKGS from the coding sequence ATGACTGTAGAATCATTTCTTATTGTTCCACGCATTGGGTTTACCGCAAATGATATTGAGAAAGGATCTGAAGTAATAGATAGATTAAAATTAAATGTGCCTGTGTGGGGTCTACCAGAGATTGAGGGAAGAATAATTTGTATAGTATATAATGTAAGATTGCATTTTGTTGAAATAACCCTTAATGGGGATAAAGAAGTTGTAATAACGCATCACCTTATTGATAAGGAAGGTTACCAAAAGGATATATTAAATAGCGAGATTCTTAGTAAGAAAATTTACTATACAAAAGATACTATACATATAGTAAATCAAGGAGGTCTTCATTTTCAACCAATCTTAAGAGGGACAGTACAGCAAACGTCACTTTACTATTATAAAACCATGGCTAGTGAAAAAAAATTGGACAGTGAGTCTGTTTATTTTCGACAAAATTTCGAAGCAGAAATGAAAGATGTCACAGACAATCAAATGGACTGTGAAGACTATAAAGAATCTAGCCCTGGTGTAGAGGTGTTGCCTGATGAGTCAATAATGGAAGCAACAGTTGATTATGAAGACAGATTATCTGATGAAGAACTTCAGCATGAACGAAGTCAAGATAGTCCTAGAGTAACAAGAGCTTCATCTATAAGCAGCAGTAGTACATGGTATAGTGCATTGATTGATTGTAGGTTAACGGTAGAGGATATAGGTCTTACAGATGATGAAATAGTGAAAAGAGCAACTTTTTTTGTTAAGACTTTTGTTAAAGAATTCGAAAAAAAACTATTTCAATACTCTGAAGAAGTAAAATCAGGTTCAAAAATAAAAAAAACAGGTAAAATATTAGGTCTGGTTGATTCAACTATAAAGAGTGCTATTCCACCAGGTATGCGAGTAATTCCTGATAAAGCAATTGAAATGATAGGTTATCTTTCTGCAGAAGAGCATAAGAAAGGAGCAAAAAGTGTTTCTTCAACAGTTATGCCTTTAGAAGGTAGCACAAGAGAGATTTTAGTAGATGCTAGTTTGGAAATTTTTCAAAAATTTGAGGGGCAGTTTACTGGGATTATGGATGTTAGTAGCCTTTCTTGGGAGAGAGGGATTGAGAAATTAGCAATAGATGCTGTATCCAGAGTAATAAATTATATTTCAGCTAATAAAGAAGAACTTTCCGTTGATCTTATAACAAAAGGTGTTGTTTTAGGTGAATCAAAAGCGAGAACATTTGCTAAGCAAGTTTTAAAAAAACCAGCGAAACTTTTTAAGTCAGAAGCATTTCAGTCTGGATATAAAGTGAAAGATAAGCAAAGTGGTAAAATTTGGATAACCCCAGAATTATATACAGGAGTAGGAATAAAAAAAGTAAATTATGATACTACTGAATATTATCAGCTGAGGAAACATGATAATGCTGAAAAATATGGATATAGACTTCCTTTTACATGGGAATTAGAAAAGTGGTGGGAGGTAGACAAAAAGTATAGGCTTGTTAACTTACCTAAAGAAGAAAAGTATGTGCATATTTTAAATGAGAAAAAAAAGAAAGAATTGGCTGGTAATATATTAAAAGAGATTAATGGAAACGATTCAACGAAAAGAAAAGATATAGAAGAACTGTATGAAAAGATCAAGAATTTCCAAACAAAAAAAGAGGAAAGTGTACGTCCGTTTCTCTTTAATTTGGACCATTTACCACAATTCTTTGTAGAAAGAGGAAATATGTTAAAGATGTTAAACGAGAAGTTAGACATTAAAAAACAAGAAGAAATGCCACGAATGATCTTAATTCATGGAGGCTATGGAGTAGGAAAAAGTGAACTAGCTAAAAGCTATGCGCATAGTATAAAGAGTAAAGGTAACGTTATATGGATAAATGCCAAATCATGTAGCACCCTTTCAAATTCATTTTATAGTCTAGCTAAAAAATTAGGAATTTCTACAGGAGGTTATAAAGGTATACAAAAAATCAATTCTGATATGGAAGGTAAAGAGCAAGTAGATTACAATGATGTTCAAAAGAAAAGAATTGAATCTATTGTTGATAATGTATATGAGAAACTTCAGGATGTAGAAAGTTATTTTATTTTTGACAACGCCAGTCAATATGAGGAGATTAAAAAATTTTTACCGCCTTATGGTTTCATTTTTGGTGGAAAACAGCCTTACATCTTAATTACTTCTCGCAATAAGGATTGGAAAGAAGAGATAGAAAAGATAAATTTGGATAAAGGATTTTCTTCAGCAGAAGCCTTAATGTTTATTGAAAAAGCCTTAGGAATAGAGGATAACTCACACTTACAGATTTACGAGATGGTAAAGTTAGTAAAAGGGTTGAGTTACTTTCCATTAGCTTTAAAAGAAGCAACAAAATACATTAGAGAAGAAGGTATTAGTATTAGTCAATACCTAGAACGCTATAGTAAAGTAATGCAAGAATCAAATCTTGATTGTTTGGAGGAACAAGATATCTCCCCAGAATTATTTACGACTTTGAAGGTCAACTTTGACAAAATAAAAGAAGAAAAAGATATTGGACAACAATCGCATGATATTTTAGCCTCTATGGCTTACTTGAGTCCTGATCAAATTGATACAACAGAAATTTTTCTTCATAAGAAATCAGAAAACGATCAGCAAAAGGTTTTGGATGCACTTAATCTACTTGATAAGTTCTCAGTGATTGATTTAGAGGAATCAATAGCAAGAGTTCATATGGGAGTACAAAAAACAATAAGATTAGAGAAAGAACAAGCAGGAACAGAAGAAGAAATTTTAAGAGAGATTATGACATCATTTTGTCTTACAAATGCAAATCACGCTATATCTGTTTGGAGTCATGCAAGTAAATATGACAGGTTAGTTAATGAATTTATTGATTCTCTTTATGATGGAAGTACTATCTTACATTTACTAGCCAAAGATGGTAATGAGAAAGTTATTAAACGTATATTAAAGAAAGTAGATTCAAATAAATTAAGTAAAATTGTTAATGCTGTTGATAAAATGAAATTTACTTCTTTAGACTGTGCTGCCATGCATGGTCACTTAAAGATAGTTAAATGCTTTATAGAGAAAGGAAGTGATTTGGATGGAGATAATCGCGACCTTACCTCTTTACACTGGGCTGCTGTATGTGGTCAACTAGAAGTAGTTAAGCATTTTATTGACAATAAATATTGGGAGGTTGATAAGTTGAGTGGAGAGGGTGGTACTCCTTTACACTATGCTGTTATCAGTGGTAATATAGATATTATTAAATATCTTATAGAAAAATGGGCCAATGTAAATCTACAAGATGAAAGTTCAGGGCCCTTGCATTTTGCTATTGAAGAGAATCGTTTAGATATTGTTGAATACCTTGTAGAGGAAGGAGCTGATGTAAATCTACATGATAAAAATGATATGAGTCCTTTACACTATGCTGTTATCAGTGGTAATATAGATATTGTTAAATGTCTTGTAGAAAAAAGTGCCAATGTAAATTCACATGACAGAAATGGTATAACTCCTTTGTACTTTGCTACTCAAAATAGTCGTTTAGATATTGTTATCTACCTTGTAGAGAAAGGTGCCAATGTAAATCTACAGGATAAAGATTATATGAGTCCTTTTTGCCATGCTGCTGAAAGTGTTAGATTAAATATTGCTAAATACCTTATAGAGAAAAAGATGTTTATTATAAGTGTAAATCCATATCATAAAAATGATATGAGTTCTGAATGCTATGCTACAGTGTGTAATCACTTAGATAATATTAAGCGCCTTATAACGCAAAGAACTATGGTAGATCCACGGAACAAAGGTAGTATGAGTCTTTTGCACTTTGCTGCCGTACGTGGTTATTTAAATGTTATTGACTATCTTGTAGGAGAGGAAGCTAATGTAAATGCACAGGACAAAGATGGTATGAGTCCTTTGCACTTTGCTGTCATATATGGTCACTCAGGTATTATTGACTATCTTGTAGGAAAGGGGGCTAATGTAAATCTACAGAATAAAAAAGGTGTGAGTCCTTTGCACCTTGCTGTCATATATGCTCACTTGGGTAGTGTTAAGTACCTTATAGGAAAAGGGGCTGATATAAATCTACAGGACGAAGGTGGTATGAGTCCTTTATTTTATGCTCTTACCATTACTATTAAACGCCTAGATATTGCTCGCGACCTTATTGAGTATTCTTCTCTTTTAACGCAACGAATTAATGTGAAATCTAAACTCAGGGATTGTTTGCATAAAAGACAACAGAGGAGATCTGCACATTTAAACGAGTCTAAAAAAAGAAAATTAGAAAATATTAGTGTAACATTTGAAGAAAATGCATCAAATATACAATTGCTTCAAGGTAGTCAGAATCTACCATCAGACATATCAATGCAATTTGAAGGTCTTGCTGATAGAACGGAAAGCATTGTTAATATAAATAGTGAGATTCCCGCATATTCATTTAATAGTGTTGCTGTAGAATCTGTGAATAACAAGAACTTAAAAGGAAGCTAA
- a CDS encoding OTU domain-containing protein: MLKTLNSVNYFKQAVNRSELIREQKKDTLPSSSQQIPIGLDLPEGFTIGEAIGKGDCFFHAVAQGLEQLKPNRGFTVKSLRRICRLFAESQLNIDSSWLKEALKNDCRIISYCSTHWVYRK; encoded by the coding sequence GTGTTAAAGACATTGAATTCTGTAAATTATTTTAAACAAGCAGTTAATCGATCTGAGTTAATAAGAGAGCAAAAAAAAGATACACTACCATCTAGTAGTCAACAAATACCTATTGGTTTAGATTTGCCAGAAGGTTTTACAATAGGGGAAGCTATTGGTAAGGGAGATTGTTTCTTTCACGCAGTTGCACAGGGGCTTGAACAGCTTAAACCTAATAGGGGCTTTACTGTAAAATCTTTAAGACGTATTTGTAGGCTGTTTGCAGAGAGTCAACTTAATATTGACTCGTCATGGCTTAAAGAAGCTTTAAAAAATGACTGTAGAATCATTTCTTATTGTTCCACGCATTGGGTTTACCGCAAATGA
- a CDS encoding Ulp1 family isopeptidase produces the protein MFSSKQVVQYNLFGSNVLEGISSCKFAHFPEEVFEISSEENQVIDSLESKIENLQQENFDLKKNVELQKHYKKRVEEYYEEVSELTREMQTLEGKIKKLEVKLQKSTRIFMGVVVNMKAKDKNSLILTSDEFVPAIVVHSSIDIAKRKHLEEIQEVTQRLKNIGIQEENLRTLESATAEKDYHYWLQQHDIADIARIEYGYGADTLFEVVGSSEHIVNQLQQFQDSVTTRGERRPLTLIVNLDNNHWVTLVVAYQNGQYNGYYVDSLGNSVPDNIRQVLQQAQINVHDVPVTQQRDGYNCGLWALENARGINAVLQGSRSNIPDEIRNRLQVQGRDEAYFIRTRENVSDKLSIDPQRIANLEAVLAETQAPRKKFDLNNCVKQGSRKRRSINPCLFSLDDVKKFIKGRVDENNIDKIIVDSEKFLTYVKSSQDEAKNAQLIEFVGDKSIEGDHKYLLDKVTEDQGYERYIQNERVKNLHGDISQQTGSTTKSSKLKSRLMNAAGGIQLIRGIHGAIVSCKDGTAIDCGLNLGGIGWSFASQLIENVMVKITPKVVASAEKVAGKIVSGTLGKQTKFAIRIAGVKFGSTIAKGTAGAIAGVFDIVDIGMSASNLVDCKKREDSDNPCGEKEIRDNIASISFSSVSFVSGVALTAASMPGWYCSWVWAHGRLWNL, from the coding sequence ATGTTTAGTTCGAAGCAGGTAGTACAATATAATTTATTTGGTAGTAACGTCCTTGAAGGCATTTCATCTTGTAAATTTGCACATTTTCCTGAAGAGGTATTTGAGATTAGCAGTGAAGAAAATCAAGTAATAGATAGTTTAGAAAGCAAAATAGAAAATCTACAACAGGAAAATTTTGATCTTAAAAAAAATGTAGAGTTACAAAAACACTATAAGAAAAGAGTAGAAGAGTATTACGAAGAAGTAAGTGAACTTACCAGAGAAATGCAAACCCTAGAAGGGAAAATTAAAAAGCTTGAAGTTAAATTACAAAAAAGTACAAGAATTTTCATGGGTGTGGTTGTTAATATGAAGGCTAAAGATAAAAATTCTTTAATATTAACGAGTGATGAGTTTGTTCCTGCTATAGTAGTTCATAGTTCTATTGATATAGCTAAGAGAAAACATTTAGAAGAAATACAAGAGGTAACTCAGAGACTCAAAAATATTGGTATACAAGAGGAGAATTTACGTACATTAGAATCTGCAACAGCAGAAAAAGATTATCATTATTGGCTTCAACAACATGATATAGCTGATATTGCAAGAATAGAATACGGTTATGGAGCTGATACATTATTTGAAGTAGTGGGATCATCAGAACACATAGTTAATCAATTGCAACAGTTTCAAGATAGCGTAACAACAAGAGGTGAAAGAAGGCCATTAACTTTAATTGTTAATTTAGATAATAATCACTGGGTTACGTTGGTCGTTGCCTATCAAAATGGGCAGTATAATGGATACTATGTAGACTCGTTGGGTAATAGTGTTCCAGATAATATTCGTCAAGTTTTACAACAGGCTCAAATTAACGTTCATGATGTTCCTGTTACTCAACAAAGAGATGGTTATAATTGTGGCTTATGGGCGTTAGAAAACGCTAGAGGTATTAATGCTGTGTTGCAAGGAAGTAGAAGTAATATTCCTGATGAAATACGTAACCGTTTGCAAGTTCAAGGAAGAGATGAAGCTTATTTTATACGCACGAGAGAAAATGTTTCAGACAAATTAAGTATAGATCCACAACGTATAGCTAATCTAGAGGCTGTACTTGCTGAAACACAAGCACCTAGAAAGAAATTTGACCTAAATAATTGTGTAAAACAAGGTAGTAGAAAAAGAAGAAGTATTAATCCTTGTTTATTTTCATTGGATGATGTAAAAAAGTTTATTAAGGGAAGGGTAGATGAAAATAATATAGATAAGATTATAGTTGATAGTGAAAAGTTCCTAACTTATGTTAAAAGTAGTCAAGATGAAGCGAAAAATGCTCAGTTAATAGAGTTTGTTGGGGACAAAAGTATTGAAGGGGATCATAAGTACTTACTTGATAAGGTAACTGAAGATCAAGGATATGAACGTTATATTCAGAATGAACGTGTTAAGAATTTGCACGGTGACATTTCACAGCAAACTGGTAGTACAACAAAAAGCTCAAAGTTGAAAAGCAGGTTAATGAACGCTGCAGGTGGAATACAATTAATAAGAGGAATTCATGGAGCTATTGTATCTTGTAAAGATGGAACAGCAATAGATTGTGGATTAAATTTAGGTGGGATAGGATGGTCTTTTGCATCTCAACTAATTGAGAATGTAATGGTTAAAATTACTCCAAAAGTTGTAGCATCAGCTGAAAAGGTTGCAGGAAAAATTGTATCAGGCACTCTGGGTAAACAGACAAAATTTGCTATTCGGATTGCAGGTGTAAAGTTTGGAAGTACAATAGCAAAAGGTACGGCAGGAGCTATAGCTGGTGTTTTTGATATTGTTGATATAGGTATGTCAGCAAGTAATCTTGTTGATTGTAAAAAAAGAGAGGATAGTGATAATCCATGTGGAGAAAAGGAGATAAGAGATAATATAGCATCTATATCCTTTTCTAGTGTATCATTTGTTTCTGGTGTTGCTCTTACAGCAGCAAGTATGCCGGGTTGGTATTGCAGTTGGGTTTGGGCTCATGGTAGGTTATGGAATTTATAG
- a CDS encoding SET domain-containing protein-lysine N-methyltransferase — protein sequence MFNWTRFLNHSSFSCNCYFAESNDGRAIQVLKNIKEGEQLLIDYGGSYVFDINIVYLHPTDNDLSYEEKVAANKGYELLKITKDTVPLSSMKKIFDFDDCDEIYLTKLHKQVLFPKLQTEFNKGEVNEEEVDLPCYFLKNKKYSSIQQQVTPLMFACYKGLIKEVKYLLKHNADPLRNTLHGGHNSLIFTILGTAENNTKKEIFKLLTEKVFSSRPRCYKYLIEEETDSQGLSIFDYICKSDLLTIITDPQDKNSANKILLNLQTKILNGNFPNKFSKNVVKQIDLKKLSFELPCVNFYDKNFNSKNKRIKKEENNRKATLTASEIKREYYKYVKAEVDVIQAEEIEGLLKKCEYKLNHNEIIEMYKQVFAHCACYLDAVDSLKYKNKVDNLLNFFQNKISWKEKLLIFSYALQNLSYWHGRDYDGKPWNSIQAFKYLKDKLDTDEYCAIRDKMSVKKKEEFDSMMGHFTDVNIDPAIIKKLYK from the coding sequence ATTTTTAACTGGACACGTTTCTTAAATCATTCAAGCTTTTCTTGTAACTGTTATTTTGCAGAAAGCAATGATGGTAGGGCTATTCAAGTGCTAAAAAATATTAAAGAAGGTGAGCAGCTGCTCATTGACTACGGTGGTTCTTACGTATTTGACATCAATATCGTTTATTTACATCCAACTGATAATGATCTTTCATATGAGGAAAAAGTGGCTGCTAATAAGGGATATGAACTATTGAAGATAACGAAAGACACAGTTCCATTAAGCAGTATGAAGAAAATTTTCGACTTCGATGATTGTGATGAGATTTATTTAACCAAATTGCATAAACAAGTGCTTTTCCCAAAACTTCAAACTGAATTCAATAAAGGCGAAGTAAACGAAGAAGAGGTTGATTTGCCATGTTATTTTTTAAAAAATAAGAAATATTCTTCCATTCAACAACAAGTTACACCTTTAATGTTTGCTTGCTATAAAGGACTTATAAAGGAGGTGAAGTACTTATTGAAACACAATGCTGATCCTTTACGCAATACGCTACATGGAGGGCATAACTCGCTGATTTTTACAATTTTAGGCACTGCAGAGAATAATACAAAAAAAGAAATTTTTAAACTTTTAACAGAAAAAGTGTTCTCTTCTAGACCTCGATGTTATAAATATCTAATTGAGGAAGAAACAGACTCTCAAGGTCTGAGCATATTTGATTACATTTGTAAGAGCGATCTCTTAACCATTATTACTGATCCTCAAGATAAAAATTCTGCAAACAAAATTTTACTTAATCTTCAAACAAAAATTTTAAATGGCAATTTTCCAAATAAGTTTTCGAAAAATGTTGTAAAGCAAATAGATCTTAAGAAGCTCAGTTTTGAGTTGCCTTGTGTTAATTTCTACGATAAAAATTTCAATAGTAAAAATAAACGTATAAAAAAAGAAGAAAATAATCGAAAAGCAACTTTAACCGCAAGTGAAATAAAAAGAGAATATTATAAATATGTTAAGGCTGAGGTTGATGTAATTCAAGCTGAGGAGATTGAAGGCTTGCTGAAGAAATGTGAATATAAACTTAATCATAATGAAATAATTGAGATGTATAAGCAAGTCTTTGCTCACTGTGCATGTTACTTAGATGCTGTGGACAGCTTAAAATATAAAAACAAAGTCGATAATTTATTAAATTTTTTTCAGAACAAGATTTCCTGGAAAGAGAAGCTATTGATATTCAGTTACGCTCTTCAGAATCTTAGTTATTGGCATGGACGTGACTATGATGGGAAGCCATGGAATTCCATTCAAGCCTTCAAATACCTAAAAGATAAGCTTGATACAGATGAATATTGTGCTATACGAGATAAGATGTCTGTTAAAAAGAAGGAAGAGTTTGATAGTATGATGGGTCATTTTACCGATGTTAATATTGATCCTGCTATCATAAAAAAACTTTACAAATAG
- a CDS encoding IS110 family RNA-guided transposase produces the protein MVTSYQNFIGIDIGKFKNVAAVYNQNNIIKFDNNADGWQLLFKKFSDILPNSLVTLENTGKYELGLSHFLVGKNIAVHQANTRKVKSFILSHGTLAKSDKSDAMALAQYGCERHKTLSLFVPTSKEQSTLAALCQRRDDITQMRTQEKCRLEAPENDHIKESCQKTIEFFNNQINELNDTIQKIIDESHELQQRQKILKTVPGIGKKLSQDFLCLMPELGYLSRKEVASLAGVAPHPKESGKAVGYRRIMGGRSNVRSKLFISAIAVTKSKSVLGAFYSKLVESGKKKMVAITALMRKIIVIANARLKAAIASHSSN, from the coding sequence ATGGTTACATCTTATCAAAATTTTATTGGCATTGACATCGGAAAATTTAAAAATGTTGCTGCAGTTTACAACCAAAATAACATTATCAAGTTCGACAATAATGCTGATGGTTGGCAACTGTTGTTTAAAAAGTTTTCAGATATTCTACCTAATTCTTTGGTAACTTTAGAAAATACAGGCAAATATGAGCTTGGTTTATCACATTTTCTTGTTGGCAAGAATATTGCAGTACATCAAGCAAATACTCGAAAAGTAAAAAGTTTTATCTTGTCTCACGGAACTTTAGCAAAGTCTGATAAATCAGATGCGATGGCTCTTGCTCAATACGGATGTGAACGCCATAAAACTCTCTCTCTATTTGTACCTACTTCAAAAGAACAATCAACTCTAGCTGCACTGTGTCAACGTCGTGATGACATTACGCAAATGAGAACTCAGGAAAAGTGTAGACTGGAAGCTCCTGAAAATGACCATATAAAGGAAAGTTGCCAGAAGACCATTGAATTTTTCAATAATCAAATAAACGAACTCAATGACACTATACAAAAAATTATTGATGAAAGCCATGAGCTACAACAACGTCAAAAAATCCTTAAAACAGTTCCTGGAATAGGCAAAAAGTTATCACAAGATTTTTTGTGTTTAATGCCAGAGCTTGGCTACTTAAGTAGAAAAGAAGTAGCAAGTCTTGCCGGAGTAGCACCTCATCCTAAGGAAAGTGGTAAAGCTGTTGGTTACCGAAGGATTATGGGCGGTAGAAGTAATGTTCGTTCAAAGCTCTTCATATCAGCCATAGCTGTTACAAAGTCAAAATCTGTACTTGGTGCCTTTTATTCTAAGCTTGTTGAAAGTGGTAAGAAGAAGATGGTGGCTATAACAGCTCTTATGCGTAAAATTATAGTAATTGCTAATGCAAGACTTAAAGCAGCAATTGCTTCACACAGTAGCAACTGA
- a CDS encoding phage tail protein, whose amino-acid sequence MKSLLPPNATKQEKALVNAIDYKVDPSCIRGFKFSLKEETLPWLVEEYGLGEILRWIRDKRKAVVEGVKFQRLRGTPASLKIALKWANIEDIKIIEEPPGKHFFELQVGIKEVPNDFFVDAVVELAKLLLPVRSRLMRIFNDYYNAQRFILDESLFGDLLSDYSGVKIEKDGPVLSFGRVNFFRSSGPVIRIIENYLRDHYERALSNDIYRLDVAILGETEPHTKNYNGIYERNHLWYNLKALYPLPQSLLPSIKFAKAQIVLSDSWDLGDINTCFPVSSVEERGNKFVLGSDKLSWQYWNLKHKPILERFSVTHHYKVENYTDQKITIGLALKIQTIIKC is encoded by the coding sequence ATGAAAAGTTTATTACCGCCAAACGCAACAAAGCAAGAAAAAGCGCTGGTTAATGCAATAGATTATAAGGTTGATCCGAGCTGTATCAGAGGATTTAAGTTTAGTCTTAAAGAAGAAACATTGCCGTGGTTAGTTGAAGAATATGGATTGGGGGAAATTCTACGTTGGATAAGGGATAAAAGAAAAGCCGTAGTAGAAGGAGTAAAATTTCAAAGACTGAGAGGAACTCCAGCATCACTAAAAATAGCACTAAAATGGGCAAATATAGAAGATATTAAAATTATCGAAGAACCACCTGGTAAACATTTTTTTGAGTTGCAAGTAGGGATAAAAGAGGTACCAAATGACTTCTTCGTAGATGCAGTAGTAGAGCTGGCAAAACTATTACTGCCTGTAAGATCCAGATTGATGAGGATTTTTAACGATTATTATAATGCGCAGAGATTTATATTGGATGAGAGTTTATTTGGAGATCTTCTTTCTGATTATTCAGGGGTAAAAATAGAAAAAGATGGACCAGTGTTATCATTTGGAAGAGTAAATTTTTTCAGGTCTAGTGGTCCAGTTATTAGGATTATAGAAAACTATCTACGCGATCATTATGAACGAGCTTTAAGCAATGATATATATCGCCTAGATGTAGCAATCCTTGGAGAAACCGAGCCTCACACAAAGAATTATAACGGTATTTATGAAAGAAATCATTTGTGGTACAACTTAAAAGCACTATATCCATTACCACAGAGTTTATTACCATCGATTAAATTTGCAAAAGCGCAGATAGTATTATCAGACAGTTGGGATTTAGGAGACATAAATACGTGCTTTCCAGTTAGTAGCGTAGAAGAAAGAGGAAATAAATTTGTATTGGGAAGCGATAAACTTTCATGGCAATATTGGAATTTAAAACACAAGCCAATTTTAGAAAGGTTTAGCGTTACTCACCACTACAAAGTAGAAAACTATACAGATCAGAAGATTACAATTGGTTTAGCTTTAAAAATACAAACTATAATAAAATGCTAA
- a CDS encoding transposase encodes MNYTSGVAVDYLPVCDMLEEVSDKYNICSIRADAAYDIKSVYKECRKYNIVPIICPRKDTKICLADYLSERNKYISRIRSYENYEDGINEWKKKVKYGARSYIEVFFYRLKQIFGFSLKNKSEVNREKELLIKCYLLNKFTDIGMAKFKLAA; translated from the coding sequence ATGAACTACACTAGTGGTGTTGCTGTAGACTATTTGCCGGTCTGCGATATGTTAGAAGAAGTCAGTGATAAATATAACATTTGTTCTATTCGAGCAGATGCGGCTTATGATATAAAAAGTGTGTATAAAGAATGCAGAAAATACAATATTGTGCCTATTATTTGCCCTAGGAAGGATACTAAAATTTGTTTAGCTGACTACTTATCAGAAAGAAACAAGTATATTAGTAGAATTAGGTCATATGAGAATTATGAAGATGGTATTAATGAATGGAAGAAAAAAGTTAAGTATGGAGCACGGTCTTATATTGAAGTCTTTTTCTATAGGTTGAAGCAAATATTTGGGTTTAGCTTGAAAAATAAATCAGAGGTAAATCGTGAAAAAGAGCTGTTAATTAAGTGCTACTTATTGAACAAATTTACTGATATAGGTATGGCTAAATTTAAATTAGCTGCGTAA